A single window of Zea mays cultivar B73 chromosome 10, Zm-B73-REFERENCE-NAM-5.0, whole genome shotgun sequence DNA harbors:
- the LOC103642504 gene encoding probable inactive purple acid phosphatase 27, whose amino-acid sequence MAKFQQLSRSGSSGGARSSTTTPWASPGWLPSLPCAVGRSGGDDSGISIASAKLGEVRDLLGGALFLLLFEGLREEGPVFCLSAEPQDFDRERSAPVPLASCIISDACQPWTGEVGKEPAASPLVVYTQHHDEADPDFGSCRDKELLDHLDNVLDNEPVVVKRGQHIVEVNPQGISKGMVDSLLSSIVRTGTDLVDGMEDAAKIRKRSGRRGCCSAEQPSGHRHQDWNQWLPYLCSDSVGWSDTVKFRTAPAAGSDELSFVIYGDMGKAPLGPSVEHYIQPGSVSVAKAVAKEIQTGNVDSIFHIGDISYATGFLVEWDFFLHLITPLASQVPYMTAIGNHERDYVNSASVYVTPDSGGECGVAYESYFPMPAVSKDKPWYSIEQGTVHFIVMSTEHEWSEKSEQYNWMDEDLSSVDRSRTPWVIFIGHRPMYSSYGVILPNVDSNFVASVEPLLLNYQVDLVFFGHVHNYERTCAVYQGNCKGMPTSDKSGIDVYDNNNYTAPVHVIVGVGGFSLDNFPNKGEAWSLSRISEFGYGKVHATRTDMLVQFVNSSSMEIRDQFRIVKGAPANKSLSLII is encoded by the exons ATGGCCAAGTTTCAGCAACTG TCGAGAAGCGGAAGCAGCGGTGGAGCCAGGTCCTCTACCACCACCCCATGGGCAAGTCCTGgctggctcccgtctctcccttgCGCGGTCGGCCGGAGCGGCGGCGATGACTCGGGGATTTCCATCGCGTCCGCCAAGCTCGGCGAGGTGCGGGACCTCCTTGGCGGTGCGCTCTTCCTGCTGCTCTTCGAGGGATTGCGGGAGGAAGGGCCCGTGTTCTGCCTCAGCGCGGAGCCACAGGACTTCGATAGGGAGCGCAGTGCCCCGGTTCCGCTGGCGAGCTGCATCATCTCCGACGCCTGCCAGCCATGGACAGGCGAGGTGGGGAAGGAGCCAGCGGCTTCTCCTCTCGTCGTCTACACGCAGCACCACGACGAGGCAGATCCAGACTTTGGTTCCTGCCGGGACAAGGAGCTGCTCGACCATCTCGACAACGTGCTGGACAACGAACCCGTGGTGGTGAAGAGAGGCCAGCACATCGTGGAGGTGAACCCCCAGGGCATCAGCAAAGGCATGGTGGACAGCCTGTTGTCGTCCATAGTCAGAACGGGGACGGACCTGGTGGATGGGATGGAGGACGCCGCGAAG ATTCGCAAGCGTTCAGGACGCCGTGGATGCTGTTCCGCCGAACAACCAAGTGGGCACCGTCATCAGGATTGGAATCAATGGCTTCCTTATTTGTGCAGTGATTCTGTGGGCTGGAGTGACACAGTTAAATTTAGAACTGCACCAGCAGCTGGTTCAGATGAGCTATCCTTTGTGATCTATGGTGATATGGGGAAGGCTCCACTGGGCCCGTCTGTGGAACACTACATTCag CCTGGATCGGTTTCTGTGGCCAAGGCAGTGGCTAAAGAGATCCAAACAGGAAACGTGGACTCCATTTTCCATATAGGAGACATCAGCTATGCCACAGGATTCCTGGTCGAGTGGGACTTCTTCCTTCACCTCATCACGCCACTGGCCTCTCAAGTTCCCTACATGACAGCTATTGGTAATCACGAAAG GGATTACGTGAACTCTGCATCTGTTTATGTGACTCCTGATTCAGGGGGTGAATGTGGGGTTGCCTACGAATCATACTTCCCCATGCCTGCTGTTAGTAAGGATAAGCCATGGTATTCTATTGAGCAAGGGACCGTTCACTTCATTGTGATGTCCACTGAGCATGAGTGGTCAGAGAAGTCAGAGCAG TACAATTGGATGGACGAAGATTTGTCATCGGTTGATAGATCAAGAACACCATGGGTGATCTTCATTGG ACATAGACCGATGTATTCCTCCTATGGTGTTATACTTCCCAACGTGGATTCCAACTTTGTTGCCTCTGTTGAGCCACTCCTGCTCAACTACCAG GTGGATCTGGTTTTCTTTGGCCATGTACACAACTACGAGAGGACTTGTGCGGTATACCAAGGCAATTGCAAAGGCATGCCAACGTCGGACAAAAGTGGAATTGACGTTTATGACAACAACAACTACACCGCACCTGTTCATGTCATTGTTGGTGTAGGAGGGTTCAGCTTGGACAACTTCCCTAACAAA ggggaggcctgGAGCTTATCAAGGATTTCGGAGTTTGGCTATGGCAAGGTGCATGCTACAAGAACCGATATGCTGGTTCAG TTTGTAAACTCAAGTTCGATGGAGATACGAGACCAATTTAGGATTGTGAAGGGAGCTCCGGCAAACAAGTCACTGAGCCTGATAATTTAA
- the LOC103641190 gene encoding putative disease resistance protein RGA4 has protein sequence MAVVLDALASYIQNMLTQMAKEEVDMLLGVSVEIDNLGAKLGDLKNFLADADRRNVTDRSVRAWVRELRDAMYDATDILDLCQLKALERGSSSSLATGCLNPLLFCMRNPVFAHDIGSRIKKLNKRLDAIKKNSATFSFINLGSYEDRGGKAETPSRLANRETSAQLDRSSVVGEQIEVDTRKLVEMLTEDPGTTTATHDQGTVLAIVGIGGIGKTTLAQKVFNDDTISRVFTKKIWLSVNKDFSVAEILKRAIIEAGGDHHAAGNAKATLQRTLQNALDGHKTILVMDDVWDDKAWGDVLKTPFVNAVGGGSRVLVTTRHDLVARAMKAREPYHHVDKLDPKDAWSLLKKQVIRNGDNEPLIDMLEDIGMKIIEKCDCLPLAIKVMGGLLCKKMARRGDWERVLNDAIWSVSGMPEELNYAIYLSYEDLHPSLKQCFLHYSLIPNESTVFFVDDIVSMWISEGFVEGNSDELEELAMEYYNELILRSLIEPDLLYVDQWVCNMHDVVRSFAQYVARDEALVARKGQIDVGELNSKRIIRLSLESEELEWSTLQPQKSLRTLLVAGHIGITVGNSLGAFPSLRTLHIDSTNFDVVAESLCQLKHLRYFSVTDPNMSKLPVNIGNMKFLQYISLDSCKNLAKLPRSIGKLQQLRYLSLMGTNIHFIPRGFSVSTSLRKLFGFPAHMDGNWCSLQVLEPLSRLMGLSIYGLEGVSSSSFAAKARLGEKVHLSYLELSCTSRLKDDTQLVKEDDEGFSEEEQQRIVEVFDELRPPPCLDALEIEGFFGRCFPRWMGPMAAVPLENLRILAMDDLPCCTELPNGLCRLPCLELLQICRATAIERVGLEFLQPHHHHTHQLTDVFPRLHDLTLTEMVEWEEWEWEENVRAMPLLEEFLLESCKLRCIPVGLSSHARSLKRLYVHDVQHLSTLENFAAVVELEAYDNPDLTRIAHFPRLWKLDISGCQKLKALEGLPALERLEMTDYNMVTLPAYLKDVNPKHLQIDCTLPLLSSIAAGKSSHEWDKFNHIRQVKVYANDGDIEKKWYVLYTRDPFKLETNVVNIREW, from the exons ATGGCGGTGGTCCTGGATGCTTTGGCATCCTACATCCAAAACATGCTGACACAGATGGCGAAAGAAGAGGTGGACATGCTGCTTGGGGTCTCCGTTGAGATTGACAACCTTGGCGCCAAGCTCGGGGACCTCAAAAACTTCCTCGCTGACGCTGACAGGAGGAACGTCACCGACCGAAGTGTGCGGGCATGGGTGAGGGAGCTCAGAGACGCCATGTACGACGCCACCGACATCCTTGACCTGTGTCAGCTCAAGGCCTTGGAGCGAGGTTCGTCATCATCCCTGGCTACGGggtgcctcaaccccttgctgttCTGCATGAGGAACCCCGTCTTCGCCCACGACATCGGCAGCCGCATCAAGAAGCTCAACAAGAGGCTAGACGCCATCAAGAAGAACAGCGCTACCTTCAGCTTCATCAACCTTGGTTCCTATGAGGACCGCGGTGGGAAGGCGGAGACTCCATCTCGCCTCGCCAACCGCGAGACCTCGGCGCAGCTCGACCGGTCTAGTGTGGTTGGCGAGCAGATTGAGGTCGACACAAGGAAGCTAGTGGAGATGCTAACAGAAGACCCTGGAACGACCACTGCTACCCATGACCAAGGTACGGTCTTGGCCATCGTTGGCATTGGCGGAATTGGCAAGACAACCCTCGCCCAAAAGGTCTTCAACGACGACACCATCAGCCGTGTCTTCACCAAGAAGATTTGGCTGAGTGTCAACAAGGACTTCAGCGTGGCAGAGATCCTAAAGAGAGCCATCATCGAAGCCGGGGGAGATCACCATGCAGCTGGCAATGCAAAAGCCACACTTCAGCGGACGCTTCAGAATGCCTTGGATGGGCACAAGACTATTCTGGTCATGGATGATGTTTGGGATGACAAGGCATGGGGCGATGTTCTTAAAACGCCATTTGTCAATGCTGTTGGTGGTGGTAGCCGAGTCCTCGTCACCACAAGGCATGACTTGGTTGCACGAGCGATGAAAGCCAGGGAGCCCTACCACCACGTCGACAAACTTGACCCCAAAGATGCCTGGTCCTTGCTCAAGAAACAG GTAATCAGAAATGGAGATAATGAACCTCTTATTGATATGCTAGAAGATATTGGaatgaaaattatagaaaaatgtgaTTGCCTGCCACTTGCTATCAAAGTAATGGGAGGACTCTTGTGCAAGAAAATGGCAAGACGAGGAGACTGGGAAAGGGTATTGAATGATGCGATATGGTCAGTATCAGGAATGCCCGAAGAGCTAAATTATGCAATCTACCTTAGCTACGAAGATTTGCACCCTTCTCTAAAACAATGCTTTTTACACTACTCCCTCATCCCTAATGAGAGCACAGTGTTcttcgtcgacgacattgtgagcATGTGGATCAGCGAAGGATTTGTGGAGGGGAACTCTGACGAATTAGAAGAATTAGCGATGGAGTACTACAATGAGCTAATATTGAGGAGTCTTATAGAACCAGATCTTCTGTATGTTGACCAATGGGTTTGCAACATGCATGATGTAGTTCGCTCATTTGCACAGTATGTGGCAAGAGATGAAGCACTTGTAGCACGAAAGGGGCAAATTGATGTTGGTGAACTCAACTCAAAAAGGATCATTCGACTATCACTGGAATCTGAGGAGTTAGAATGGAGCACTCTGCAACCACAAAAATCACTAAGAACACTACTAGTAGCTGGGCACATAGGGATTACAGTTGGTAACTCACTGGGTGCCTTTCCAAGCCTACGAACCCTGCATATAGACTCAACAAACTTTGATGTAGTGGCTGAATCACTGTGTCAGCTCAAACACTTGAGGTATTTCTCTGTCACAGACCCTAACATGTCTAAGCTGCCGGTAAACATTGGAAATATGAAATTCTTGCAGTATATAAGCCTTGACAGCTGCAAAAACCTGGCTAAGCTTCCTCGTAGCATTGGAAAGCTACAACAGCTTAGGTATCTTAGCCTAATGGGAACAAATATACACTTCATACCGAGAGGGTTCTCTGTCTCAACTAGTCTGAGGAAGCTCTTTGGGTTTCCAGCCCACATGGATGGCAACTGGTGTAGCCTGCAAGTGTTGGAGCCTCTTTCCCGGCTCATGGGCCTCTCTATATATGGTCTAGAAGGTGTGTCTTCTTCCTCCTTCGCCGCAAAGGCTAGGCTTGGTGAGAAGGTGCATCTTAGCTATCTGGAGTTGAGCTGCACCAGTAGACTCAAGGATGACACGCAACTAGTCAAAGAAGATGATGAAGGCTTCTCTGAGGAAGAGCAACAGCGTATTGTGGAAGTGTTTGATGAGCTCCGCCCTCCACCCTGCCtagatgctcttgaaattgaaggGTTCTTTGGGCGGTGCTTCCCAAGGTGGATGGGACCAATGGCAGCTGTACCCCTTGAAAACCTGCGGATCCTAGCGATGGATGACCTACCTTGCTGCACTGAGCTCCCCAATGGCCTGTGTCGTCTGCCGTGCTTGGAGTTGCTTCAAATCTGTCGAGCAACAGCCATTGAGCGTGTCGGGCTAGAATTCTTGCAGCCCCATCACCACCATACACACCAGTTGACTGATGTGTTTCCTAGACTACACGACTTAACCTTAACGGAAATGGTGGAATGGGAGGAATGGGAGTGGGAGGAGAATGTGCGAGCCATGCCATTGTTGGAAGAGTTTCTTCTAGAGAGCTGCAAGTTGAGGTGTATCCCTGTTGGCCTTTCTTCCCACGCGAGGTCCTTGAAAAGGTTATATGTACATGACGTACAacacctcagcaccctggagaacTTTGCTGCCGTTGTTGAGCTTGAAGCATATGACAACCCCGACCTGACGAGAATTGCTCATTTCCCTAGGCTGTGGAAGCTAGACATCTCTGGGTGCCAAAAGCTAAAGGCATTGGAGGGGTTACCTGCACTCGAGAGGCTTGAGATGACAGATTACAACATGGTGACACTCCCTGCTTACCTGAAGGATGTCAACCCAAAGCATTTGCAAATAGACTGCACCTTACCACTGTTGAGTTCCATAGCCGCAGGAAAATCTAGCCATGAGTGGGACAAGTTTAATCATATCCGACAAGTTAAGGTATATGCAAATGATGGAGATATTGAAAAGAAATGGTATGTGTTGTACACAAGAGATCCTTTCAAGTTGGAGACAAATGTCGTCAACATCAG AGAATGGTGA